The following is a genomic window from Colletotrichum lupini chromosome 5, complete sequence.
ACACTCAGCTTCATCAACAACATCAGCAACATCATTAACCTCCATTTTATCTACACCCATTCATATCTACAATTGACATCCTCGGCATCTTTCAATCACATTCATCTTACCTTCAATCAATATGATGAACAAGATCGTCTTCGCTTTGGCCATGGcctccgccgccgtcgcGGCTCCTCTCAATGCCCGCCAGGACGCCTGCCAGGACGCCTACAAGGCCTGCATCGCCGCTGGTACCCCAGAGGTTGCCTGCTCATGCACTTTGACGGCCTGCGTCGGTGAGGATAACGCTCGCAACCGCGAGTACTGTGCCTCCGCGACAGCCAACCTCCCTAAGCCCACCTCTACCGGCATCCCCGGCGGCTGCAACCCGGCTCATCCCGGATCTTGCCCCTCCTCCTACTTCACCTACACTACTGCCACTGCTACCGCCGCTCCCGCGCCAACCTTCACTTCCATCTCCGGAATCCCGGGTGGCTGCAACCCTGCTCACCCCGGTTCCTGCCCCTCCTCCTACTTCACCTACCCGACCTTGTCCGCCACCGCTGTGCCCACTCCCGCACCCACCTCCGGATCCGGCGGAAGCGCCCCCGCCTACCCCAACCCCAAGGCAGTCGAGGGCAAGAAGTGGACGATCAAGGACATGATTCGCTACTGCGGCGAGAAGAACGACGGCTGCGACTACAACTTCGCCATCGAGGCTGACGGAAAGACCGAGCGCTGCACCGTCATCCGCATGCCCGGCTCCAATGCGGCCACCGAGAGCTGGTCCGACCAGCCCTGCACTTCCGGCTCCAACTTCAAGGTCTCTTGGGGCTACGTTGCCAACCCCGCCCCTGCTTTCGCCGTCGTCACCGTCGTCAACGGCAAGGAGCTTGCATGGTTCGGTGTCTCTGACATCAACGGCAAGCCTGTCACCACTGCTCCCTCCAGCCCCTTTGGCTCCGGACAGTTCGGCAACCTCGGCCCCGAGCAGGTTTACACCTACTAAGTGGCTTTGAAAAATCTCATACAAAAATTGCATTCATTGATTTTAGCGACTATTGATTTGACGATACGATACACCGAGGCATATGATACGAAGCATAGAGAAGGGATCCAAAACTAGACACTCATTATGATAATGTTAAATACTCCCTGTACAACATACATGTACAAATACACAATCCTTAAATATTAATGTAAAGTCTTCCGCGCCCAGCGTTTCTCCTGCCGTGGTGCGATGTGGAATCGTGTAATTGCTCTCGGCTGATAATTGTGTACAAAATCCGCAAATCTCAGATTCCACGAGCACAGACATGTCCTCACCGGACTGATTCATACTGGTGTTGATAGTCTGGACGCATGTCATGGTACAGATTTGTGCACGTGGCTAATGTGACTCCTCTTATATGCAAGTGCCAACTGAGATCGCGGACTCGCCGCGGTAAAAAATAACGGGCTGATGTTTTAGATTTAGTCGGAAACCTTAATAAAGTGTGTAGTCCACTACATATTTGCACAAAACCCATCCAGCTTGTTGTACCAGAGACTGCACAGACTCATCATACTGAGTCAAGAAGCTTTCACGGGGAATTGTATGTTTAAAGAGTACTCcgtagaaaagggggaaaatgGAGCGTGATAAAAAGCCAGTGACGCGCCGGAACTCGACCTGCTTTGCGTGTTCCCAACTTTAGCAACGACTTCGCGAACACCCGAGTGCTCCTGAGATATCTGCAACACGCAACGGAATCGTAATCAGGTACATCAAATCTCTCAACCAAGCGTCAGCGTTTGGCCTCTGTCGCAACCATGAAATTCATTACGGCAATTTCCTTCTTCTTTGCTGCGGTTGCATCCGCCCAGTCCTGCGTCGGTACCGAGCTCCAAGTTTGTGACGGCAACAGAATCAAATTCTGTAACCTTGCAAGAAACAACGTCTTCGATGTGAGCAATCTTATCCAAAGTCGTCAGTACCAGATGCTTACCCTTTCTCTAGTACATGGACTGCGGCAGTCAGAAGTGTCATAACGTCGTTGGAGGAGCAAACTGTCAATAGTCTGGGCGTGGCACTGAGCTTGGAGAGGGATATGTTGAATGGAATGACTTCGTCAGACATAGAGATACTGGAATAGAAGTCATTGATCTGGGCTAAGGCCCGGTTTGCGTACGTCACGAAGCACGGAATTTTGATTGTGAGCTTTCCCGGCGTTGTGTGAATGTCAAATCATCATTAGTGATTTCGTCGGGGCTTCCGTGTAACTGCCCGCTCATTGCACACTTTTGATTACTTCGCGAATGGAACACGCTTTCAAGTCATGGGCTAATTCAATACCGTTCAAAAGTCGTGCCGGCCATGTCAGGTGTACATATGACAGCGACGGATAGGTCGGAGTTTCTACAAACTGGGAATGGTGCTTGCCCCGAGAACCAACACTAACATCCCGCTCAACTTAGAAGTCCTGGGTCACGGAGGGACCTGTAGAACTCAGTTCAACGATTGTCAAAGTGTACCATGTTCTCGCTTGGCCACGACACATTGCCTCAACTAGGATGAATTTTGATGCATGCCCGGGACCAAGCTCGATATACTAACACTGGGTTCTTCGCCCCTACTCACATTTTCCATAACTAGTTCATCTTCATCTACATCTTAGACCCAACCTTGGTGCCATTGTTCGGAAGCTTAGCCCTCAGCAACCCAAAAGGACGCTGTCTTGTGTCTGTCCCGGGATAGACCGCCGGGCCGAACGCCAGCTGATTGTTTGTGAAGTAGATATAGCCATCTGTGGCAACAGAGAACTTGAATTCCGCCTCAGTCAACCAAATATGTCCATGATGGAATTTAGAAACAGCTGGAGCTTACCGTGTCGGCCCAGTTGATTCTCGGATCTCGCAAAAATACCTGATCAGTCCCATTCTCGGGGTTGAAGAAGTTGATTGCGTTTTGCTCGAAATTCCCGTGGTAAATGAATCCATTCGTGTCCGTCTCAAAGCCGTCAGAAAGACCCCTCTGACTCTCCGTCACAACTGCTGCTTGAGCTCGTATCTCTGATGTTGGACCATTGTCTCGTAGACGTTCCGTGGGGATGCTGTACAGGTATCGGTTGCCAACGCCACCAAAGTACAATGTCTTGCCATCTTTGCCGAGAGCGATGCCATCAGCACCAAAGGTCAAATGACCGGCTCGATTGCCTGCCTGGTTCGCGTAGAGCTCGCGGCCCCAGACAAATGCGAGAAATTGTCGGTCGCCTTGCACGTAAGGACTTCCGTCAAGGTGCCTCCACGATTCACCAGATCCGAGATCGACGACGATCAAGCCTGTCCGGCCCTCGCTCGAAGAGTCCGTGATGTAAGCAACACCTTCCCCGCTGCTGGTTAGACTAGGATCCAGGTCAAATCGCACGTCGTTCAGGTATGTATCCGGGTAGGCGACAGTATTGGGAAAGACGATAGTTTTGATGACCGAATTTGTGGTCAGATTGACGCCGACTAGCTTTGCGCCACCGACGCTGGCAGGGACGAGAACGCCCTGAGGTGTCAAGACCCTGCCAGTATCTAAAATCCAAAGGCGATCCGCACTGTCAATGACCACGCTTTGAACCCCAATCAGGTAGTTCTTGTAGTTCGCGCCCGTTGGAGGAGTAGTGGTGAAGTTGATTGCGCCGCCAGGTGGATTGT
Proteins encoded in this region:
- a CDS encoding major royal jelly protein, whose product is MKFSLIIVALGSFMASAIAAPAKSVPAKDNSGGRVVLDGAQCSPVQGRLVCDDGFGNTFFADDPFSLFPARAQNLIFDSGRSGVAVSSTGRRFSNYPGGLDPNNTNDGTNGKYTVAELFENNIEKPYPSAEFNNPPGGAINFTTTPPTGANYKNYLIGVQSVVIDSADRLWILDTGRVLTPQGVLVPASVGGAKLVGVNLTTNSVIKTIVFPNTVAYPDTYLNDVRFDLDPSLTSSGEGVAYITDSSSEGRTGLIVVDLGSGESWRHLDGSPYVQGDRQFLAFVWGRELYANQAGNRAGHLTFGADGIALGKDGKTLYFGGVGNRYLYSIPTERLRDNGPTSEIRAQAAVVTESQRGLSDGFETDTNGFIYHGNFEQNAINFFNPENGTDQVFLRDPRINWADTLAFGPAVYPGTDTRQRPFGLLRAKLPNNGTKVGSKM
- a CDS encoding protein kinase, which translates into the protein MKFITAISFFFAAVASAQSCVGTELQVCDGNRIKFCNLARNNVFDYMDCGSQKCHNVVGGANCQ